Within Candidatus Eisenbacteria bacterium, the genomic segment GTATGACCGCGCACAATGGGGAATCCGCCGGCATCAATCGCGTCATAATACTTCTGGAGATCGCTGTTGTTCTGGACAAAGCAATCGGCGATTTCACTGATGGCGCTCATCCCAAAAGCCAGCATATGCATCGCCGGCCGGGTGGTATATCCCATGAAATTGCGGTGCAGCCGCCGTTCCCTCAACGCGATGGATAATTCATCCTGCCGCAGCGCGAAGTGGTCGATGCCGATCCAGTCATAACCGGCGTCATTGAACATATCGATCGCCGTTTGGAACAGGCTGAATTTGTCATAGGCGTTGGGGAGGTTCCCGGTTTTGACCAATTTCTGCTGCGGTTTGACCCAGGGAACATGGGCATAACTGAAGCAGGCCACACGATCGGGTTTGAGACCGATGATCGATGCGAGGGTCTTTTTAAAGGATTCCCCCGTCTGCTCCGGCAATCCATAAACGATGTCGAGATTGACCCCCTCGAAACCTGATTCCCGGCAGGCTTTGAAGACATCGAGGGTCCGTTGCTTTGATTGGATCCGCCCGATGGCCTCCTGAACATTTCTTTCAAAATCCTGTACGCCAAGACTTATACGATTAAATCCGAGCTTGCGTAGATGAGCGATCTGCTCCGGATTGCTGATACGGGGATCGACCTCGAGGGACACTTCACTGTGGGTGTCAAGGGTGAATCGCGTTTTGAAGAGATTCAAAGCTCTTTCAAGCTGAGCGTCGTTCAGATAATTCGGCGTGCCGCCGCCCCAATGAATCTGCACAATGCGGCGGCCGGTCCCGATAATACCTGTCACCATTTCCAGTTCGCGCTCGACTCTGTCGAGGTACCCTTCGACGACTTCCCTTTTCTGCGAAGCGATCGAATTGCACCCGCAATAGTGGCAATGGCTTGCGCAAAATGGGAGGTGAAGATAAATGGAAAGGTCGTCTGCCTTTCTATCATTCAGTGTTTGCAGGGCCCGGCGGTATTCGTCTGCGCTGTATTCAGCCGACCAGATCGGTATCGTCGGATAGCTCGTGTAGCGGGGGCCCGCAATATTGTGTTTCTCCAACAGGGCCTGCGGAACTTCTATGCTCACGATGGGTCACTCCTCCGATAATTCTGCACGGTTTCCACGAGAACGTGAACCGCATCGATGGGCGTCGGCGGTGTAATGCCGTGTCCCAGATTGAACACATGCCCCGGAGCGGCCGATCCCGCCCGGCAGATGTCCAGCGCCCGCCGCCGGATCTCGTCAGAGGCGCCGAAGAGCACCATGGGATCGAGGTTCCCTTGAACCGGGAAGCCGCCAAGTTGTTTTATCGACCGGCCGATATCCATCGTCCAATCCAGCCCGATCATCTCAGCGCCGGATCGGGCGACGTCGTCGAGATAGGGCGCGGCGCCCTTCAGAAAGAGGGTGCGGGGGATGCCGGTGCTCTCGAGCTTGGCGAAGATTTTCCGGACAACGGGAAGAATGTGAATCCTATAATCTTCCGGTGTTAGAATCCCCCCCCAAGTGTCAAACAATTGAACGGCGTCGACGCCGGCCTCGACCTGCATCAAGAGATAATCGCCGACCTGATCGGCAAGCTTATTGAGCAGTTTTGCCAGAAGGTCCGGCCGGCTGTAGAGCAGCGTTTTTATATGGCGGAAATCCTTGCTGCCGCCCCCCTCTATCAGATAAGAGGCAAGAGTGAAAGGAGCGCCCGCAAAGCCGATCAGGGGCGTCGCGCCCAGTTCTGTTTTGAGGAGGCGAATGGCGTCGCCGACATAGGAGAGATGCTCCCGCGCGTCGACGATTCGAAGCGCCGTGATGTCTTCTTCATGACGAATGGGCTTTTCAATCTTCGGTCCCCCGGAATCAAAGTTAAAGGGAACGCCCATCGGTTCTAGCGGGACAAGGATGTCGCTGAAAAGGATCGCCGCGTCAAAACCAAAACGGCGGATCGGCTGCAGCGTGACCTCGCAAGCCAATTCGGGGGTCTTGCACAAATCGATGAAGGTGGTTTTCTCGCGGACGGCCCTGTACTCAGGAAGATAACGGCCCGCCTGTCGCATAATCCAGATCGGCGTGCGTTCCGGTTTTAATCCGGCAACCGCCGCCAGGTAAGGTGAATTCTCCGTTGAGCAGGACGTCTTTTTTTTCTGGCTCAATGTTTTATCCCATCTGTTGCGCCCGCCGTTGCGCGAAGGGCGTTGCGTGCGGCATCGATTGTCGCCTGAAGATCTTCGGCGGTGTGCGCCGAGGAAACGAAGCCGACCTCATAACCCGACGGCGCCAGATAGACGCCCTCTTCCAGCATGGAGCGATGAAAGCGGCCGTAGAGTTTCATCCCCTCCCGGCCGATTTCGGAAAAGGCCCGCGGCTGTTCCTTTTGAAAGGCCAGCCAAAAGAGAGATCCGAAGCGGATAAAACGCGCGGGGACCCCCGCGGCGTCAATAGCCTCTGTCAGGCCTTTCTCAAGCCGGGCGCTTTTTTGTTCAAGCTTCTCGTAAAAACCCGGCGCGCCGGTTTTCTTCAAGGCGGCCAGTCCGGCGGCCATGGCCACCGGATTGCCGCTCAGTGTGCCGGCTTGGTAAACGGGGCCTGCGGGCGAG encodes:
- the hemN gene encoding oxygen-independent coproporphyrinogen III oxidase, giving the protein MSIEVPQALLEKHNIAGPRYTSYPTIPIWSAEYSADEYRRALQTLNDRKADDLSIYLHLPFCASHCHYCGCNSIASQKREVVEGYLDRVERELEMVTGIIGTGRRIVQIHWGGGTPNYLNDAQLERALNLFKTRFTLDTHSEVSLEVDPRISNPEQIAHLRKLGFNRISLGVQDFERNVQEAIGRIQSKQRTLDVFKACRESGFEGVNLDIVYGLPEQTGESFKKTLASIIGLKPDRVACFSYAHVPWVKPQQKLVKTGNLPNAYDKFSLFQTAIDMFNDAGYDWIGIDHFALRQDELSIALRERRLHRNFMGYTTRPAMHMLAFGMSAISEIADCFVQNNSDLQKYYDAIDAGGFPIVRGHTLTRDDRMRRMAIIHLMCNLELPYNLTIDEFGAGLDALLPDELHQMRKYEEEGFLIFESDKIRVTELGRFFVRNVCMELDAYLDRDSGSRRFSKTI
- the hemE gene encoding uroporphyrinogen decarboxylase, with the protein product MSQKKKTSCSTENSPYLAAVAGLKPERTPIWIMRQAGRYLPEYRAVREKTTFIDLCKTPELACEVTLQPIRRFGFDAAILFSDILVPLEPMGVPFNFDSGGPKIEKPIRHEEDITALRIVDAREHLSYVGDAIRLLKTELGATPLIGFAGAPFTLASYLIEGGGSKDFRHIKTLLYSRPDLLAKLLNKLADQVGDYLLMQVEAGVDAVQLFDTWGGILTPEDYRIHILPVVRKIFAKLESTGIPRTLFLKGAAPYLDDVARSGAEMIGLDWTMDIGRSIKQLGGFPVQGNLDPMVLFGASDEIRRRALDICRAGSAAPGHVFNLGHGITPPTPIDAVHVLVETVQNYRRSDPS